In Haloarcula limicola, the genomic stretch GCTCGAAGTTCTGGACGTACCACCTGAACGAGCCCGGTTACTGGCTGGCCGACACGCGGCCGCTCGGGGCCCGCGACGCCTTCGCCGAGAAGGACTGGGGTAGCCTCTGGGGCAGCGTCTCCTACGAGGCGATGCTGGAGGCGGACCCGGACGTCATCCTCCACCTCTGGGGACTGACCCCGAACTACGACATGGCGAAGACCCGTCAGCAACTCGAGAACCACTCGGCCGGGCAGACCTTACAGGCCGTCCGGAACGACCGGGTGTACCCCGCTGGGATGCGCTATCAGGGCCCCATCATGAACCTCTTCCAGATAGAGATGGGCGCGAAACAGCTCTATCCCGACGTCTTCGGCGAGTGGCCCGAGTACGAAGACGGGAGTCCGTACCCGGAGATTCCCGAGGAAGAACAGTTGTTCGACCGAGAGAGAGTCGCCGGCATCGTCACGGGGGAGGGAAGCGCGTGAGCGCGGCGGACGGACGCGACGGGGACGACGAAGACGACGGAGACGACGCGGCCGCGAGCCACTACGACGTCGCGATCGTCGGGGGCGGGCCGGCCGGCTGTTCGGCCGGGGTCTTCACCGCCCGCTACGGCCTCGATACGGCGGTCTTCGACCGCGGGAACTCCTCGCTGGCCCGGTGTGCGTACCTACAGAACTACCTGGGCTTCCCGGGCGGCATCGACGTCGAGACGTTCCTCGAACTCGCGCGGGACCACGCCGGTGCCGCCGGCTGTGACGTGGTCGAGGACATGGTCGAATCGATCGAACGCGGGGGCGAGAGCGGGGGCGGCTTTCGGGTCGAGACCCAAGACGGCGGGCCGGTCACCGCCGACCGGGTCGTCGCGGCGACGCGCTACGGCGGGGAGTACCTTCGGCCGCTCGACGGCGACGCGATGTTCGAGACCCACGAACACGACGGCGAGGAACACGAGCACTTCGACCCCGACTACGCCGACGACGACGGTCGGACGCCGGTCGAGGGGCTGTACGTCGCCTCGCCGGCGGGCGAACGCGACGTCCAGGCCATCGTCGCCGCGGGCCAGGGCGCCCACGTTGCCCGCACGCTCCTCGCGGAGTGGCGGCGCGCGGAGGGGCTTCCGGAGGGCGTCCTCGCCAACCACTACGACTGGCTGCGCCCCGACTCGGAGTTCGAGGGGGCGTGGGGCGAGCGCGAGCGCTGGCGGGAGTGGTTCGACGACCGCGCGGCCGACGCCGAGGTGGACGACGAACGCCTCTCGACGCTGCGCGAACGGGCCGTCGACCGGGCGTTCGAGACGCGTCGCAGCGACGAGGAGATCCAGCGCCTCACCGACGAGGGCCGCCGACGCCTCGCCGAACACCTCGACCCCGAGAGTCTGGTCGAGGCCGTCGGGAGCGACGCGGTCCTCGACGCCGTCGACGACGAGCAAATCAGGGAGTATCTGGAGACCGAACCCGTCGAGCGGACGCCGTAGCCGGACCACCATGGTCGGAACCACACTCGCCGAACTCCGCGACCGAATCGAGACCCTCGCCAGTTCCGACGGCGAGTACTACCTCGTCTGTGCGCGCACCGGGGACCGCCCGGTCCCGGCGGCCGAGGCGCGCTTCGACAGTCGCTCGACGGCACAGCGGGCAGCACGCGCGACCGAGCGGTATCGGCGAGCGCTCCGACGCTACGACCCGCGGCTCCCGCACTACGACGTCGTCGTCTGTCAGGCAGTCGAACCGCGCGTGACGGGCGAGCGACCGGCGGGCGACTCGACGGACGAGGGCGCGCCCGCGGACACCGGCAGCGGGGACGCGTCCGCGGAACCGACCCGCCGTCGCCGCATCGACTTCTGTCACAGCGTCGCGGCCGCCGTCTTCGAGACGCTGTCGGCGGCGGGCCACGACGCCGTCGAATCGGCGGTCATGGACACCTACTTCGACCTCGCGGAGACCGTCGACGACCTCGACGACCTCTGTGTCTGCCTTCTAGAGAGCATGGCGACCGAACTCGACCGGCGACTCACGCCCGACGAACGGGCCGACGTCCTCGCCGACGCCGCGGGACGGCTGCCGCCGGTCGAGTCCGGGAGACGGCCGATCCCGGCGGCGTTTTCCCACCTCCGAGACCGGGGGTTGCTCGACGGCTACGTCGAGTCGCCGCCGTCGGCGTCCACCGACGGCGGCACTCGATCGGTCGTCGTCCGGCTGTCCGGGTACGCCCTCTCGCCGCGGAACGGTCGACTTCCCGTCCTCCCCCTCGTCCTGGCGCTCTACCGGGGTGCCGGCGACGGGCCGCCCGCGGCGCTCCGGGCAGTTCACGTCGACGGGGACTGGCGGCTCACGCTCGTCTACACCCGGGACGGCGGGCCAGAGGAACTGGCGAGCGTCCCGATCCGATCCGCGCTCTGAGCGGCGCTGTCATCGATATCCGGCGTTCAGACGGGGTGGTAACCGAGACAGGTCACTTCCGGTCCCGTGCGGAAATTGTTAGAAAAATGAAGAGCGTTATCTACCTGAGAAGAGTACGTAGCGAATGGTCACGATCGTCAGAGGGTCGATTCCGGCGACCGAGTTCGCACTCAGCCACACGCTCGAACGCCACCCAGACGCGGAGTTCGAAGTCGAGCGGATCGCCGACAGCGGGAACGGGCAGGTGATGCCGATCCTGTGGGTCAGAAGCGACGACGCCGACGCGATCGAGGCGACGCTCGACGAGAACCCGACGGTCAGCGACGTGACCCTCATCGGGGACTTCGACGGGGAGTGCCTCTACTGGATGCAGTGGGTCAGCCACGTGCAGCTGGTCATCCAGATGCTGACCAACTCGAAGGCGACGATCCTGACCGCCTTCGGCAGCGGCGACAGCTGGCAGTTGCGAGTGATGTACCCGACCCGAGAACTGTTCGCCGAGACCCACGAGTTCGCCGCGGACCACGACATCCCGTTCGAAATCGAATTCATTCGCGAGATGGAGGGGGAGCCGGCGGGCCGATACGGCCTGACCGTCGAGCAGCACGAGGCGCTCGTCGCCGCCGCGAGAGCGGGCTACTTCGAGGTCCCGCGCGAGACGACGCTCGAGGAACTCGCCGAGTCGGTCGGGGTCTCCCACCAGGCCCTCTCCGAGCGACTCCGGCGAGCGACGGGCGCGCTGGTCGAGGACACGCTCCTCATCGGTCGGCCCGGCGACGGCGACTGAGAGCCGGCCGACGACGGGTCACACTGCCGGTCTCGCGGCCACCGGGTCGTCGTCGTCGACCAGCGTCGCCACGTCCTCGCGGAGCAACTGCGCGGCCAGCAGCCGCATCTGCCGGGCCTCGGCGGCAGAGAGGACGTCCGGTCCGACGAGCCGGTCGGCGAGCGGGTCGTAGGCCGACGGATCGAACCCGAGCTCCGAGAGGTACTCGCGGACGGCCGACGATTCCAGTCCCTCGGATATCGCGGCGTCGCTGAGGTCCCGGAGGTCGCCGAACGACGGGATTTCGACGCGGTTCGAGTCGACGCCGCCTCCCCCGACGCCCACCGATTTCGTCGCCGTCTGCTCGACGACGCGGCCCATGTCGAAGGCGAGTCGCACCGTCTCGCTGGGCAGTGCCGTGTCGGGCGCTCGCCACTCGACGGTCGGGGTCGCCTCGCGCAGTCGAACGGGATTCAGCATCGTGTCCTCCGGGCAGAAGTGCTCCTCGACGGCGGCGGCCTCGACGCCGTTGCTCGCCGCGACCCCTTTGAACAGTTCGAAGGCGGTATCGACGCGGTCGTTCCACTCGGAGACCGAGTCCGCGTACGACCAGAGGCCGCAGTACCGGGCGAACTCGTCGCTCTCCTGCTGTCGATACGCGTGAGCGCGGGAGGACTGCTGTCGGCGCTCCCCGAGGTAGTACGGCGAGGAGTTCACGAGCGCCAGCGCCGGGTCCAGCGCCGTCAGGAGGTTCAGCTGTCGCACCGGCTCGGTCTTCTCGAAGTGGACGTGCGTGCCCGCGCAGTTCTTCGCGCTCGTAATCCGTTCGCCGTAGATGTCCTCGAACAGCCGCCCGCGGTCACCCGTCGCGTCCGGCGCTGCGCTGGTCAGCGGCGTCCCGAGCGGGACGAGGTGGAGCCCCTCGCTGCGGGCCGCCGTGAGCGCGGTCCGGAGGATCGACTGCAGTTCCCGGCGGAGGGAGTCCTCCGTCTCGTGCGGAGAGGTCCGTACCTCTACGAGGGGCGCGATGAACTCCGGCTCGATCCTGTCGTGTGCCTTCGGCAGCGCTCGCCCGTCGGTCAGTCTCCCCTGTTCGTCGACGGTCCAGAACTCCATTTCGATGCCGAGTTTCATGATTGATGTGAGCCGTCCCGCTCACGTTCGAGTTGTCACGAGCGAAACATCTGGGTACTCGGCTTGCGCTCGCCAAGCAGTCATAAGGGGGTAGATGTTGCCTCGATCTCGAACTGAAATACGCAGACAGCGGCTGTCTCGACGGCGATATCGGCGTCGTTCACGTAGGCGTTGTCGACGGCGCTACCCATCGTTCGCGGCAATTCTGTCCGACGGCTGTTCTTCGCCCGGCTCGCTTCGACGGGGAGGCGACGATCGGACCGCAGCGTGGCGGTTCTGACACGCGGACTCGAGTGAGATCGGCGACGCCGCCGTCGGCTGGCAAATGGTATATCGCGATATAGAATCGAGCTGTCCGACGGTCGCGGCCGAGAGACACGAGCGGCGTCGGCCTACGACTCGGTCCGTCGCTGCGTCGCGTCCGCCGTTTGGCCGTAGTGTTTGACGTCGGCATAGAGGTCAGCGAGCACGTGGACGTATAGCGTCAACCCGACGACGAGCGCCCAATACGGTGCCGAAAGGACCCAGAGCGCGCCGACGGCGACCCCGGCGATGACGACGTGACTGAAGAGACGCTGGACGTGCGAGAGGTCCGTCTCGCCGAACAGCGAGTCCTGGTCGGTGACGGCAGCGAGCGGGTTTCGGAGGAGCCGGCGGATATTCTCGGTCGAGCCGGTGTTCAGGTAGGCGACGAGGAAGTGGTCGAAGTCGATGCCGACGCCGACGACGACGGCGACTGCGACGACCAGTACGGGGTGGACCCGCGGCGAAGTGACGGCCAGTAGCGCCGCGCCGGTCACCGCCGAGAGGATCGCGTGGTTGCGGGAGTACATTCATCGGTGATTCCGGTGCCACGGTTATCAACGTCGGCCACTGTGTGGCGACCGGTAGACTAACACCGCTCTCCCTCCATCGCATTCTATGAACGAGCAGTTCCTCGAAGCGACGGTGAGCGTTCGCGGGGTGGTCTGTACGCCCGACGAGCAGATTCTCACGGTCCGTCGCGCGAGCGACGGAGGGTGGGAACTGCCGGGCGGGCGGATGAACCGCGGCGAAGACGTGACCGACTGTCTCCGGCGGGAGATCGACGAGGAGACGGCGCTCTCGGTGACGGTCCACCGGCCGGTTCACGTCGTCTCGTGGCAGAACGACACCGACGACAGCCGCCTCGCCGTCTACTACCACTGCACCGCGGCGAGCGCCGAAGTGACGCTGAGCGAGGAGCACACCGATTCGGCGTGGGTGTCGGAAACGGCGGCCAGAGAGCGGTTGAGCGACCCGCAAGTGACCGCTCTGGAGCGAGCGCTCGACGCGAACGCGAAGCCGGCGGTCGGCGACGACTAGTCGCCCTGTCCACCCGCCGCCGAGGGGGACAGGTGAGCGACGGCGCGGTCGCTGCCAAGCAGGTAGAGAACGCGACCGACAAGCGAGTCGATCCGCTCCCAGCGCGTAGTCGGCACCGCTTGCCCGCCGAAGTCGGTCTTGAACGAGAACGTGCCGTCGTCGAAGGCGGGGGTCGTCTCGCCGAAGTTACAGGTCTCGTAGCCGGCGTCGATGCCCCACCGAATCGCGGCCCGGTAGAGTACCTCCGAGGGGAAGTGCTCGAAGTTCGTCGGGTCGTAGGCCGGAAAGAGGAGGAACAGGCAGTCCCGTTCGTCGTCGAGGACCGCCAGCAGTTCGCCCGCCGGGTCGCCGTCGACGCTCGCCCGGAACAGTTTGAGGCGGTCGCCGACGTTCGCCAGCAGCGCTCTGAGGAACGAAAGCGACGTGCCGTCGCCGTCGATTCGGGCCATGTGTTCGGCGTGGCGGTCGGCGAACGTCTCGATGGACTCGGGCGTGACCGGCACGTCGGTCGCGGTGACACCGGCCTCGTCCGCCTTTCGGAGGTTCCGGCGTTTCTTCTGCGAGAGGTCCTCGGCGACGGCCTCCCACGGGCGGTCGATGTCGAGGACGAACTGGCAGTCCCGAACGGACGGATAGTACCCCCGCTCGCGGAGACGAGTGGCGTAGCGAAGCGACCGCGACGACGCGGGTTTGAGCAAGTGACCGACGGTTCGACCCGCAGTCAGCTCTTCCACAGCGTCGGCGATCGCACCGAAGACGGCGGCCTCGTCGGTCGCGATCATCGCGCCGTTCGAGCCGGGTCTGGCCGGGCCGAGAAAGCGAAAGGGCGTGCCCGGAAGCGACCGGACGAACAGCGGATGGACGCCGACGAGCGTCCCGTTTTTCCGGACCTGTACGTGCCGAGCGGGCGAGTCCGTCGCGTCTTCGTAGGCTTTGAGCCACTCGTAGCGCTCGAAGACGCTACCGGTCTCGGACTGCTGAGCGACGATCGCGTTCCACTCCCCCTGTTTGACCCCGGTTATCGATCGGTGGACCGAGGTCGTGAGGTCGGTCATCGACCGAGGTTCGCCCAGCGCCCTCGTAACTGTGTGGTTTCCGACAACCCGGCGGCGTAGTGTGGGACACGGTGACGATGAGAGCTTTTATGCCGTCGTCGGTAGAGACGTACCTATGACCGAACTGGCCGTCGGGGTGGTGGGGGCCGGGTGGATGGCCACAGACTATCACGTCCCGGCGTTCACCAGTCACCGACGCACTCGCGTCACGGCGTTCGCCGAACGCGACGACGCCCGACGGGAGACCGTCGAAGCCGACCTCTCTCTGCCGGGGTACGAAGACGCCGCGTCGATGCTCGCGGCTCAGGATATCGACGTGGTGAGCATCTGCACGCCGACTAGTACACACGAGGGCATTTTTCTCGACGCCGTCGAATCGGGCTGTCACGTCCTCTGTGAGAAACCGCTCGCCCTGACCGCCGAGAGCGCGCGACGGATGGCCGACGCGGCGGCCGAGGCGGGCGTCGTCGCGCAGGTCGGCTACCTCCATCGCTACTACCGGAACTACGGGCGAGCGCTCGACGTGCTCTCGAACCACTTACTCGGCGACGTCGTCGAGGTCACCGTCGCCCACCACTCCGCACCGCCGACGCAGGGGTGGTATTACGATCCCGCGCTGTCGGGCGGCGGCGTCGCCCGCGACCTGTTTCCCCACTCGCTCGACGTGCTGATGGCGGCGTTCGGTGAGGACGTGACCGTCACCGACGCGAGCGTCCGTCATCTCCGCGAGCGCCCGGTCGAGGACGTCGCCCGCGCTTCTCTTTCCTTCGACGGTATCCTGGTGCGGCTCTCTGCGTCGTGGACCCAGACCGACGGCGTCTCCCGAGTGCTGGTCGTCGGCACGGAGGGATGGCTGGAGCTCGACGCCGAGACCTTACAGGGAGAGGTCCACGGTCGCCCCTTCGAGTTCGAACACGGCGCACTACCGATCTTCGATATCGGCGTCGCCGACCTATTCCCGGCGAGCGACGACGACGCCCACACCGCTCGCATCCACGACTTCGCCGACCACGCGGCGGCGGGCGACGGGGAGACGGCCGCGCCGCCGAGTCGCGGCGTCGCCGTCGCCGAGGTGATCGACGCCGTCTACGAGCGGAGCGGCAGCGAGCGAGACGCCAAACGGGAGGGCGGGCGATGACCGTCCTCGTCACGGGCGCGACCGGGTTCGTCGGCCTGAACCTCCTCCACGCGATGGCGGGCGGCGGCAGCGAGCGAGAGCCGGTGGCGATGGTCCGCGCGAGCGCCTCGACCGCGCGACTCCCCGACGGCGTCGCGACCGTCGAGGCGGACCTCTCGGATTCGCAGTCGCTGACCGCGGCGATGGCCGAAACCGACGCCGACAGCGTGGTCCACCTCGCGGCGGCGGTGTACGACCAGTCGGCGATGCGGGGCACCAACGTCGCGGGCACGGAACGATTGCTCGACGCGGCGACCGAGACCGGCGTCGAGCAGGTCGTCTTCCTCAGCACCATCGGTGCTCACCCGGAGGTGCCCGCGGACCCGGACTCTCCGTACCAGTCCTCGAAGGTCGCCGTCGAGAAGTCGCTGTTCGAGCGCGACCACCCCTTCGACGTCGCGGCGCTGTACCCCACGTATATCTTCGGCCCGCGGGACTACCGCCTGACCCGCTACGAACACGTCCGCCCGATCGCCGCGAACCGCGTGCTCGTCCCGCCGCTGTACACGTACGACGAGTACAACGTCGTCCACGTCGACGACGTGGTCGGCAGCATCGAGTACGCGCTCGACGCGGGCGAGACGGAGAGGTACCTGATAACCGGACCGAACCTCACGAATCGGGACGTGCTCGGGACCATCGCCCGGCACGCGCCCGGGAACTGCCGCGTCGTGAACGTCCCCTACGGCGTGGCTCGCTGGGCCGTCAAGCCGACGATGGACCTGCTCCACCGCGTCGGCGTCTCGCCGGTCCCCGGTGCGGGCTTTCTGGAGCGCGGGGACTACGGCACGGTTCGAGAAGACCTCGCACGGCGGGCACCGGTGCGCCAGCGCTCGTGGCAGGCGGCGCTCACCGAGACCGTCGACTGGTATCGGACCGTCGGCGTCCTCTAATCCGTTCAGGCGCGCAGTCGGTAGACGACGCCCGCTTCGGTCGAGAGCGGGTCGTCAGCCAGCGCGGTTCGCGTCCCGAGGACGTAGCTGTCGGTCCCGTCGGTCCCGAACGCGAGTATCTGGATGTCGAGGCCGCCCTCGACCTGCGCCTCCCGAATCGGCCACCGACCGGATTCCTGCGGTACGGCGACGAGGAGGCGACCGGCGGCCTCGGTGAACGAACTCGTGAACACGCCGAAGACGTACGAGTCGCGCAGCGCCTCGACCGGTCCGGTGTGGACGTGACCACCGATGACCGCGAAGCCGACCGGATAGCCCTCGTCGTCGAAGTGGGGGAACTCCAGAACCGGGTCGATCAGGGACTCGCCGCGGTCGGATTGGACGACGCACTCGCCGTCCTCGCTCGTCCCGACCTGCGGGTCGTG encodes the following:
- a CDS encoding NAD(P)/FAD-dependent oxidoreductase; translated protein: MSAADGRDGDDEDDGDDAAASHYDVAIVGGGPAGCSAGVFTARYGLDTAVFDRGNSSLARCAYLQNYLGFPGGIDVETFLELARDHAGAAGCDVVEDMVESIERGGESGGGFRVETQDGGPVTADRVVAATRYGGEYLRPLDGDAMFETHEHDGEEHEHFDPDYADDDGRTPVEGLYVASPAGERDVQAIVAAGQGAHVARTLLAEWRRAEGLPEGVLANHYDWLRPDSEFEGAWGERERWREWFDDRAADAEVDDERLSTLRERAVDRAFETRRSDEEIQRLTDEGRRRLAEHLDPESLVEAVGSDAVLDAVDDEQIREYLETEPVERTP
- a CDS encoding DUF7551 domain-containing protein, with protein sequence MVGTTLAELRDRIETLASSDGEYYLVCARTGDRPVPAAEARFDSRSTAQRAARATERYRRALRRYDPRLPHYDVVVCQAVEPRVTGERPAGDSTDEGAPADTGSGDASAEPTRRRRIDFCHSVAAAVFETLSAAGHDAVESAVMDTYFDLAETVDDLDDLCVCLLESMATELDRRLTPDERADVLADAAGRLPPVESGRRPIPAAFSHLRDRGLLDGYVESPPSASTDGGTRSVVVRLSGYALSPRNGRLPVLPLVLALYRGAGDGPPAALRAVHVDGDWRLTLVYTRDGGPEELASVPIRSAL
- a CDS encoding helix-turn-helix domain-containing protein, whose product is MVTIVRGSIPATEFALSHTLERHPDAEFEVERIADSGNGQVMPILWVRSDDADAIEATLDENPTVSDVTLIGDFDGECLYWMQWVSHVQLVIQMLTNSKATILTAFGSGDSWQLRVMYPTRELFAETHEFAADHDIPFEIEFIREMEGEPAGRYGLTVEQHEALVAAARAGYFEVPRETTLEELAESVGVSHQALSERLRRATGALVEDTLLIGRPGDGD
- a CDS encoding glutamate-cysteine ligase family protein, whose amino-acid sequence is MKLGIEMEFWTVDEQGRLTDGRALPKAHDRIEPEFIAPLVEVRTSPHETEDSLRRELQSILRTALTAARSEGLHLVPLGTPLTSAAPDATGDRGRLFEDIYGERITSAKNCAGTHVHFEKTEPVRQLNLLTALDPALALVNSSPYYLGERRQQSSRAHAYRQQESDEFARYCGLWSYADSVSEWNDRVDTAFELFKGVAASNGVEAAAVEEHFCPEDTMLNPVRLREATPTVEWRAPDTALPSETVRLAFDMGRVVEQTATKSVGVGGGGVDSNRVEIPSFGDLRDLSDAAISEGLESSAVREYLSELGFDPSAYDPLADRLVGPDVLSAAEARQMRLLAAQLLREDVATLVDDDDPVAARPAV
- a CDS encoding NUDIX hydrolase gives rise to the protein MNEQFLEATVSVRGVVCTPDEQILTVRRASDGGWELPGGRMNRGEDVTDCLRREIDEETALSVTVHRPVHVVSWQNDTDDSRLAVYYHCTAASAEVTLSEEHTDSAWVSETAARERLSDPQVTALERALDANAKPAVGDD
- a CDS encoding GNAT family N-acetyltransferase, which gives rise to MTDLTTSVHRSITGVKQGEWNAIVAQQSETGSVFERYEWLKAYEDATDSPARHVQVRKNGTLVGVHPLFVRSLPGTPFRFLGPARPGSNGAMIATDEAAVFGAIADAVEELTAGRTVGHLLKPASSRSLRYATRLRERGYYPSVRDCQFVLDIDRPWEAVAEDLSQKKRRNLRKADEAGVTATDVPVTPESIETFADRHAEHMARIDGDGTSLSFLRALLANVGDRLKLFRASVDGDPAGELLAVLDDERDCLFLLFPAYDPTNFEHFPSEVLYRAAIRWGIDAGYETCNFGETTPAFDDGTFSFKTDFGGQAVPTTRWERIDSLVGRVLYLLGSDRAVAHLSPSAAGGQGD
- a CDS encoding Gfo/Idh/MocA family protein, whose product is MTELAVGVVGAGWMATDYHVPAFTSHRRTRVTAFAERDDARRETVEADLSLPGYEDAASMLAAQDIDVVSICTPTSTHEGIFLDAVESGCHVLCEKPLALTAESARRMADAAAEAGVVAQVGYLHRYYRNYGRALDVLSNHLLGDVVEVTVAHHSAPPTQGWYYDPALSGGGVARDLFPHSLDVLMAAFGEDVTVTDASVRHLRERPVEDVARASLSFDGILVRLSASWTQTDGVSRVLVVGTEGWLELDAETLQGEVHGRPFEFEHGALPIFDIGVADLFPASDDDAHTARIHDFADHAAAGDGETAAPPSRGVAVAEVIDAVYERSGSERDAKREGGR
- a CDS encoding NAD-dependent epimerase/dehydratase family protein — its product is MTVLVTGATGFVGLNLLHAMAGGGSEREPVAMVRASASTARLPDGVATVEADLSDSQSLTAAMAETDADSVVHLAAAVYDQSAMRGTNVAGTERLLDAATETGVEQVVFLSTIGAHPEVPADPDSPYQSSKVAVEKSLFERDHPFDVAALYPTYIFGPRDYRLTRYEHVRPIAANRVLVPPLYTYDEYNVVHVDDVVGSIEYALDAGETERYLITGPNLTNRDVLGTIARHAPGNCRVVNVPYGVARWAVKPTMDLLHRVGVSPVPGAGFLERGDYGTVREDLARRAPVRQRSWQAALTETVDWYRTVGVL